In Streptomyces sp. NBC_00683, the DNA window CGTCGAGCACCACCAGCACATCGCCCGGCACCCGGTCCAGGAAGCGCTCCAGCTCCGCCCTGCGCACCACGGTGCCGGTCGGATTGTTCGGGTTGCAGACGAAGATCATCCGGGTGCGGTCGGTGATCGCCCCCGCCATCGCGTCGAGATCGTGCACCTCGCCGTCGGTGAGCGGCACCTTGACCGAGGTCGCACCGCTGACCTGGGTGATGATCGGATAGGCCTCGAAGGAACGCCACGCGTAGATGACCTCGTCACCCGGGCCGGAAGTGGCCTGGAGCAACTGCTGGGCCACTCCGACCGAGCCGGTACCGGTGGCCAGATGGGAGACCGGCACACCGAACCGGTCGGCCAGCTCGTTCATCAGGCCGGTGCAGGCCATGTCCGGGTACCGGTTGAAGTTCGCGGCGGCGCCGAGTGCGGACTCCATGACCCCCGGCAGCGGCGGATACGGGTTCTCGTTGGAGGACAGCTTGAAAGCAACCGGTCCGTCGGCAGCCGCCGGCTTGCCCGGCACATAGGCAGGCACACCATCCAGCTCGGCACGCAGCTTGGGGCTCGTCTCGCTCACCGCAGGTCCTCCTCGACCATCCGTACACATCAATACTGCTCACCTTAAGAGGATTCGACGTCCCTGCGAATGGCCTGACCGGAGAATCGTCCGCTGTGCCGGAAAGGACCGTTAATGCCCGACGGAACGACGAGCCCTCCGGGGGGAGCGCCGCGCCCCATGGCGCGCGCCGGTGGCTCACTCCGTAGCGCGCATCACTCGAACAGGTGAGTTGAGACCTCTTCGAGACATGAACCAATTAGCAGGCCTATGTACACCGACACATGACACATTGGCCTCCAACCTGCCAACACCCTTGATTTACAAGGCATTTAATGCCTCATGATCATGCAGAAACGTGCCTGTCAACGTACGCATATGCGACCGGCCCAACCCACCGCCGGAGCCCTACTATCGGCTCGCCATGACAGCAGCAGGGAAGCACCAGGTGAGCCGGACAGAGACGCCCCGGCGCAGCGGCCGACAGGGACGGGCGGGGATCCGGGATGTAGCCGCCGCGGCCGGAGTCTCCATCACGACCGTCTCCGACGCGCTCAACGGCAAGGGCAGGCTCCCGGACGCCACCCGCCGACATGTCCGCGAGGTCGCCGAGCGGCTGGGCTACCGCCCGTCCGCCGCGGCCCGCACCCTCCGTACCGGCAGGTCGGGGCTCATCGGCCTCACCGTGACCACGTACGGGGACGAACCCTTCACCTTCACCGAGTTCGCCTACTTCGCGGAGATGGCCAGAGCCGCCACATCGGCGGCGCTCGCCCGCGGCTACGCCCTGGTCATCCTCCCCGCCACCTCGCGCCACGACGTCTGGTCGAACGTCGCCCTGGACGGCACCGTCGTCATCGACCCCTCCGACCAGGACCCGGTGGTCACCGAACTCGTGCGGCAGGGCCTGCCTGTCGTGTCGGACGGACGGCCGGCCGGCACGCTGCCGGTCACCGCCTGGGTCGACAACGATCACCGGGCAGCCGTACTCGACCTCCTCGACCACCTGGCCGCCGCCGGAGCCCGCCGCATCGGGCTTCTGACCGGCACGACCACCGACACCTACACCAGCCTCTCGACCACCGCCTACCTCCACTGGTGCGAGCGGGTGGGCCAGGACCCGGTCTACGAGTCCTATCCGGCCCACGACCCCTGTGCGGGCGCCGTGGCGGCAGACCGGCTCCTCGCCCGCCCGGACCGGCCCGACGCCGTCTACGGCCTCTTCGACCCCAATGGGACCGATCTGCTCGCCGCCGCCCGCCGCTACGGCCTGCGGGTCCCCGAGGACCTGCTGGTGGTCTGCTGCAGCGAGTCCACCGTGTACGCGGCGACCGATCCCCCCATCACGACGCTCTCGCTGAAGCCGCGGAGAATCGGCACGGCTGTCGTCCAGCTCCTCATCGACGCCATCGAGGGCGTCGAGCACGACGGACCGCTGGAGCAGGTGATACCGACGGAACTGATCGTCCGGACGTCCTCGCAGCGGCGTCCGCCGCGCACCACGGTCAGCCCGCCGCGCTCCCCCGCCGGGGACTGATCGGATTAATCCGGACCAAACGGTCGGTGAACCATGCGTGCACTCGGATTCACCACCCCTGGTGCGTCCCAGAGCACGATCCGCATTCCTATGATGGGCGCACGACACCGCGGACCACCTCTACCAGGCAGGGCCCGTCAGGTGTACGGCGGCGCGACGGTGGTGGAGGGGTCGATGACTCAGGGGGCCGGTCAGGAACCCGTGGTGCGGACAGCGACGTTGCGTGACTTCCGCGTACCGCCGTATGCGCAGGCGCCGATGCCTTCGCCGTTGCCGCATCCCGGCAACGCCGTCATCGGCGACGAGCCGGAGGGGTACACCCCCACGGCGCGCGATCTTCCCGTGATCAACCGCGGCGACACCGTCCAGGTGCAGGCCGTTCCCCAGCCCCGGCCGGCCTCCGGCACGGGACGGGGGCCCCTCTACGTCGTCGGCGACGTCCACGGCTACCTGGACGAGCTCCTTGCCGCCCTCGGCCGGCAGGGCCTCATCGACTCCGAGGGCCGGTGGTCCGCCGGCAACGCCAGACTGTGGTTCCTCGGCGACTTCACCGACCGGGGCCCGGACGGTATCGGCGTGATCGATCTCGTCATGCGGCTCTCGGCCGAGGCCGCGGCGGCCGGCGGGTACTGCAAGGCCCTCATGGGCAATCACGAACTGCTGCTCCTCGGTGCCAAGAGGTTCGGCGACACCCCGGTGAACTCCGGTGCGGGTACCGCGACCTTCCAGGCGGCCTGGCTGCTCAACGGCGGCCAGAAGACCGACATGGAGCGGCTCCAGGACGTCCATCTGCAGTGGATGGCCCGGCTCGACGCGGTCGTCGAGGAGGACGGGCACCTGCTGATGCACTCCGACACGACGGCCTACCTCGACTACGGCTCCACCATCGAGGACGTCAACGACACGGTGCACGCCATTCTCACGCGCAACGACGCCGATGAGTGCTGGGACCTCTTCCGCAAGCTCACCAAGCGGTTCGCCTTCCGCGACGAGGGCGGCTCGCAGGCCGTTCGCGAGCTGATGTCGACGTACGGCGGACAGCGCGTCGTGCATGGTCACAGCCCCATCCCGTACCTGCTCGGCGAGGTCGGATCCGAGGACGGCGAAGACAGCGCCCGCCCCGTGGTGGACGGTCCGCACGTGTACGCGGACGGGCTTGCCATCGCCATGGACGGCGGAGTGACCATGGCCGGAAAGCTACTGGTTGTCCAACTTCCCCTGAATGACTGACGGCTGTCGGGGAAGACGCACCCACGACCTGACAACGCCGACGACTGGGCCTATTTCCGGAAACCCCCTGTCAACCCGTGCCGTGGTCGCTCTACCATCGGCGTATCAGTAGCAGGCTCTCCTCCGTTTCCGCCCGATTGCCCTGCCCAGGCGGTCGATCAGGCCCTACGGAGCATCGGGGGATGCACATGAAAAGCGCTCCGCACCTGCTGGCCGAGGACCGACCCGAGTACGAGCGGATCCTTGCCGACTCTCTGCGCCACGCTCACGAACGCCCGGATCTGGACGGTGTGGGGGACCGGCTCAACGCGGAACAACTGCGGACGATGGCGCTGAACGCCACCGCTCTGATCACCGCAGCCGCCGCGACCGAGTACGACCACTACGTGAAGGTCCGCGGCGAACTGCGAGGACCGGCCGACGCGTCGGGCCCCGAATCCGCCCTCGGGTCAGCCCTCGGACCGGCCCCGGACGAAACAGACGGGGCCGGCGCGGGAACCCTTGCCGTCATCGCCGCGCTGGCCCCTGTGCTCGCCGGCTCCGCCGCCCTCATATTCCTGCTGGTCGGCTATCTCCTGAAGGCGGTCAGCCCGTCCTTGGCGTTCGGCGGCACTCTGGTCGCCGCCGGATGGTTCTTCGCGGCGGTCGCCGCCGCGGCCATCCTGGTCGCCGCGGTCGGGCTCCTCCTCACCGCACTGCGGAACGGAGCCACCGCGCTGCCGGCGATGGACGACGAGCAGGAGTTGCCCGAGGACGTGGCACGCGCCAGGGAAGCCTGGCGCCACGCACTGCTGGAGCGCGGCATCCTGCCCTTCCTGCGGGACGCCCTGGCCGACCCGACCGCGGGGCCTGCCTCACGGACCCCACACCGCTCGGCGAACCGCATCCCGAAGATCGGCTACAGCAGACCGGACTTCTCCGGCCCGCAGGACGGCCCCTCGGCCGGACCGCGTCCGTCGTTCACCAGCCCCGACTTCACCAGTCCCGACTTCGGCGGCCCCGAGCACCAGCCCGAGTGATCCCGGTCGCGATCCGGCACCACGGTGGCCCTTTCGCGTTTCCGGCACGGCGAAGGCCGGGGCAGCTCGCTGCTGCACCCGGCCTCCGCGTTGTTCTGTGCGCGGTGCTCCGACCCGGTCGGAGCGCCCCCGTCAGACTCCCTGGGGAGCCAGCTTGGGGTTCGCGCCGTACTCGTTGGCCTCGTGCGCGCCCTCGGAGCACATGAAGACGAGCAGGATGATGCCGCCCACGAGCGGGACGAACGAGATCAGGAACCACCAGCCCGAACGGCCCGTGTCGTGCAGCCGGCGGACGACGACGGCGAGCGAGGGGATGATCACAGCGAGGATGTAGATGATGTACGGGATCTGGGTGTCGATGGCAGCACCGATACCGAGCAGGACCCCGGCGATGATGACGTTGAAGAGCGCGAACATCCAGTACTCCTTGCGGCGCGCACGACCGCTGAAGCCCGCGTAGTTCTTGAGTACGTTCAGGTACCAGCTCACTGTGTTTCCCTCCCCTGGCGCCCCCGGTCGGGGCGCACACCTTTTCGGCCAAGCACAGCGGAAGGTAAGGCACAGATAAGGAAGCGGTCAAGCCAGGACATGTCCCTGCCGAAACGTACATAGACCTGCCACGTTTCCGTGTCCCTTCCGTCGCCGAACTGCCTCTGTAATCAGGCGATCGGAGGACTCATCACGTGAAACCAGCTATTGCTCATACTCTTCGGGTTCAATGCGGACAATCTGATGAACAGCCAGGCGGCGCCGCCCCGGGCACGCAACACCCAGGACAGCGCCGTGACTTCCGGCGATTCCGCCGCCGTCAGTCCGCCAGCGGCAGGTACACGCGGTTGCCGCTCGCGGCGAACTCCTTGGACTTCTCCAGCATCCCCGCCTCGATCTCCTCTTCCGAAGCCGAGGGGAGCAGGTGGTCGGGGGCGAACTGCTCCGTGATGCTCCTGCTGATCTTCATCGAACAGAACTTCGGGCCGCACATGGAGCAGAAGTGCGCCGTCTTCGCCGGCTCGGCCGGGAGCGTCTCGTCGTGGAACTCCCGCGCCGTGTCCGGGTCGAGCGCCAGGTTGAACTGGTCCTCCCAGCGGAATTCGAACCGGGCGTCCGACAGCGCGTCGTCCCACTCCTGCGCCCCGGGGTGCCCCTTGGCGAGATCCGCCGCGTGCGCGGCGATCTTGTAGGTGATCACGCCGGTCTTCACGTCGTCCCTGTTCGGCAGCCCCAGGTGCTCCTTGGGCGTGACGTAGCAGAGCATCGCCGTCCCCCACCAGGCGATCATCGCCGCACCGATACCCGAGGTGATGTGGTCGTACGCCGGGGCGACATCGGTGGTCAGCGGGCCGAGCGTGTAGAACGGCGCCTCCTCGCAGATCTCCTGCTGGAGGTCGATGTTCTCCTTGATCTTGTGCATCGGGACATGGCCCGGGCCCTCGATCATCGTCTGGACGCCGAACCGCTTGGCGACGGTGTTCAGTTCGCCGAGCGTGCGCAGTTCGGCGAACTGCGCCTCGTCGTTGGCGTCGGCGATGGAGCCGGGGCGCAGTCCGTCACCGAGCGAGTAGGTCACGTCGTAGGCCGCGAGGATCTCGCAGAGCTCCTCGAAGTGTTCGTAGAGGAACGACTCCTTGTGGTGCGCGAGGCACCAGGCCGCCATGATCGAGCCGCCGCGGGAGACGATGCCGGTCTTGCGGCGGGCCGTCAGCGGGACGTACGGCAGCCGGACCCCGGCGTGCACCGTCATGTAGTCGACGCCCTGTTCGGCCTGCTCGATGACGGTGTCCTTGTACATCTCCCAGGTCAGCTCCTCGGCCCGGCCGTCCACCTTCTCGAGGGCCTGGTAGAGCGGAACGGTGCCGATCGGCACGGGGGAGTTGCGCAGGACCCACTCACGCGTGGTGTGGATGTTGCGGCCGGTGGACAGGTCCATGACCGTGTCGGCGCCCCACTTGGTCGCCCAGGTCATCTTGTCCACCTCCTCCTCGATGGAGGAGGTCACCGCGGAGTTGCCGATGTTGGCGTTGACCTTCACCAGGAACCGCTTGCCGATGATCATCGGCTCGATCTCCGGGTGGTTGACGTTGGCCGGCAGTACGGCCCGCCCCGCCGCGATCTCCTCGCGCACCACCTCGGGCGCCACGTTCTCCCGGATCGCGACGTACTCCATCTCCGGAGTGATCTCGCCGCGGCGGGCGTACGCGAGCTGTGTCACCGGCTGCCCGTCGCGGCTGCGGCGGGGCTGGCGGGGGCGGCCGGGGAAGACCGCGTCGAGGTTGCGCAGACCGCCGCGCGGCGATGTGTGCTTGAGCCCGTCGTCCTCGGGGCGTGCGGGGCGGCCCGCGTACTCCTCGGTGTCGCCGCGCGAGATGATCCAGTTCTCCCGCAGGGGCGTGAGCCCGCGGCGGACATCGGTCTCGGTGGTGGGATCGGTGTACGGCCCCGACGTGTCGTAGAGCGTCACGTCCTTGCCGTTGGTGAGGTGCACCTGACGGACCGGCACCCGGAGGTCCGGGCGCGAGCCCTGGACGTACCCCTTGTGCCAGCCGATGGACTTCCCGGCCTCGCTGTTCGCCGCGTTCTGCGCATTCTGGGTGTTCTGCGCATTCTGCTTCGAGGCAGGCGTGCGTGCGTCCGCTGTGGTCATGAGACCTACTCCCTACGCCGGCATTACCCGGTAACAGGTTCGGCGGTCGGCGCAGCGTGTCCCGTACGGATGTACGGAGGTCAGCGCCCTCTCAGCCCGGTGCTCCGAGCTCCCGCGTGTGCAAATGTGCCTCCACGCTAGCCTCCCTCCTGGCGTGCTGGCCAGAGGGCCTCTCCCGTTCTTGGGATGATCTCCCGGTGACGTCCTCCCCGAGCGCCCCCGAACCGCACGGCCCCGAGTCCGGCAGCACGCAGAGCCATGCGCCGGGCCACACCCACAGCCATGGCCCCGCCGCGCCCGTGTCCAAGCACCTGCGCAAGGTCATCGCCGCCGTGCTGATCCCGTTCGCCGCCGCGGTCCTGGTCGGTCTCGTGGCCTTCTGGCCGGGCGGCGCGCCCTCCCACGAGCGCACGGGTGTCGGTTTCGACCGGCAGACCCAGCAGGGCAAGGTGGTGGAGATCGCCAGGGTGGACTGCGCGGACGTGAACGCCGCGCAGGTGCCGCCGACCGGCGACACCTCGACGCCTTCGGGGCGTGAGGCGGTCAACGAGCAGTCGGGGCTGTGCAAGAAGGCCACGATCGAGGTGACGAGCGGCAAGGACAAGGGCCGTACTTTCGTCGAGATCATCCAGCCCGACTCGACCAGGCAACTGAAGGACCGCCAGGGGGTGGTGGTGGCGTACGCGCCCGACGCGCCCCGTGATCTGCAGTACTCGGTGACCGACGTGGACCGCACGTTCCCGATGGCCCTGCTCGCCGGGATCTTCGCCCTCGCGGTGATCGTGGTGGGCAGGCTGCGCGGGCTGATGGCGCTCATCGCGCTCGCGGTCTCGTTCGCCGTGCTGACGCTCTTCATCCTCCCGGCGATCCTGCAGGGTTCGAATCCGCTCGTCGTCGCGGTGATCGGGGCCAGCGCCATCATGCTGATCGCCCTCTACATGTGCCACGGGCTGACCGCGCGCACCTCCGTGGCCGTCATCGGCACACTCGTCTCGCTGCTGCTGATCGGGCTGCTGGGCTCGCTCTTCATCGGCTGGGCGAGCCTGAGCGGCAACACCGATGACAACACCGGTCTGATCCACGGGCTGTTCCCGGACATCGACATGAGCGGCCTGCTGCTGGCCGGTGTGATCATCGGCTCGCTCGGCGTTCTCGACGACGTGACCGTCACCCAGACGTCGGCGGTCTGGGAACTGCACCAGGCAGACCCGACGATGGGCGTACGGCGGCTCTACCGGGCGGGCATCAGGATCGGGCGCGACCACATCGCCTCGGTCGTCAACACGCTCGTACTCGCCTACGCGGGCGCCGCGCTGCCCCTGTTGCTGCTCTTCTCCATCGCCCAGAGCAGCGTGGGAACGGTGGCCACCAGCGAATTGGTCGCGATGGAGATCGTCCGGACCCTGGTCGGATCGATCGGGCTGGTCGCCTCGGTGCCGGTGACGACGGTGCTCGCGGCCCTGGTGGTCTCCGCGGACCGCACGGGGCTCGGCGCGGAAGCCGGAGCTCCTGCCCCCGTACGGACCGGGAGGGGCCGACGCCGTAAGGCGTGAGCGCGAACGCCGGGCCCATGTGGCACCGGTGTTGCCTGTTCAGCGTGTGGTCCCTGTTCAGCCGGCGTTCTGTTCCTTGGCGAGGATGCGGCCCAGCGCCTCTTCCAGATTGCCGTCGAAGTCACCCAGCGTGTGCTCCTGTCCGAGTGGCACCAGCTTGTCCGTCCGGTCGAGAAATGCCACAAGAGGCGCCGTGCCGGCGCGGAAGAGCGCACGGTCCGTGCCGACCTGGAGCCGGATGTGTACGTCCGAGAGCCCCTCGGGTTCGGTCGGGCCGATGTGCACATCGCCGTCGCCGCTCGGGTTGTTGAGACCGTCGAGCAGCAGCTCACGGCCGAAGGCCCAGGTGACGGGGGCGTCACCTGGCAGGTGGAAGGTCATCCGGATCGCGTACGGATCGCCCACTTCATACCGGAGCTCCACCGGAATACGGAACGAAAGCTCCTCGGAGACGAGGAAGCTCATCATGACCTCTGCTTGAACCGACTCGCGCATCGTTCAACCCCGCAGTAGATGAATCTGGCCAGGAATGATCCCCCATGGCCCTATTGACGCCATCGTGGTGCACGCGATAGCAGATCACAAGGAGTGATTTTTCAGATACTGATAGAGAACACGAACGAGCGCAAGAGGCTGGTCACTTCACAGCGTAGTTGTTCGACTGCGGGGAGCAACCGTTCCTCTTGGTCCAGAGGCAGTGAAATGGCCATGGCCGCAACGGCGGTTCCCACCGTGATCGGGATGGCCGCGCAGACCGTTCCCAGCGCGTATTCCTGTCGTTCAATGACAGGTTCCGTACGGTTCATTGATCTCATCCGGTCGAGAAACGCCGGACGATCCCTGACGGAGTAGCGCGTCAGTGGTTGCACTGGGTGACGGTCCAGATGGTCCTCGCGCGCCCTCTCGTCGAGCTGGCTCAACAGACACTGGCCGAGAGCATGTGCATGGCCGGTCTCACGGAAGGCGGCCCACTCCTCGACGGCGGGGAAGTCGGGCGTATCGGCCACCGCGACGAGGTCGATCTCCCCATCCCGGTAGACAGCGCAGTACACGGGCGCCCCGATGACATCGGCCCAGTGCGCGAGCGATTCGATGATCACACCACGACGGGGTGCGGGCGCCCGGCCTCCGACGAGGCGCTCGGCAGCGGCACCGAACAGGAAGACACCGTTCTCCCTGCGGAGGTAGCCCTCATGAGTCAGGGTGCGCAACAGGTGGTAGGCAGTAGGAAGAGGAAGCCCCGCTTCCCGGGCGAGCTGCTTCGCCGGCGCCCCTTCCCTATGGGTGCCCACAGCCTCCAGCAGTCTCAACGCCCGCTGAACCGAACCGATCAACGTCGGGACAGCGGTACTCGATGCCGTGGTCAAAGGTCACCCCCAGGCATGGTGACGGGCATTCAGCCCTCCCGCGGGGGCCGCCCCCACGGGCCCGCCGCGAGCCGGGGGTCCGGAGACCGGACGGTCGCACAAACCACTGGTCAGGACGATGACGGGCAGTCATTTCCCAGCCGACGGCAGCGGTCTGCCACTGTATCGGCACCGCCCGTCACGAGTGAGGTTTCATCCTGGACTTAGCTCAGCTGGGCTAATCGCCGCACCTGTGGCCGGGCTCCCGTCCCTCACGCGCCCGGCTGCGCGGCACCCGGCCCCGCTCGCGCCTACCAGTCGCTGCGGGAGGAGGAGGACGCCATGAACTTCCGCACGACGAAGATCAGACCGCCCACCAGGACGACGAAGACCAGCGCCTTGAACAGCAGACCGATCACGAAGCCGACCACGCTGGCGATG includes these proteins:
- a CDS encoding SsgA family sporulation/cell division regulator, with the protein product MRESVQAEVMMSFLVSEELSFRIPVELRYEVGDPYAIRMTFHLPGDAPVTWAFGRELLLDGLNNPSGDGDVHIGPTEPEGLSDVHIRLQVGTDRALFRAGTAPLVAFLDRTDKLVPLGQEHTLGDFDGNLEEALGRILAKEQNAG
- a CDS encoding IclR family transcriptional regulator, which codes for MTTASSTAVPTLIGSVQRALRLLEAVGTHREGAPAKQLAREAGLPLPTAYHLLRTLTHEGYLRRENGVFLFGAAAERLVGGRAPAPRRGVIIESLAHWADVIGAPVYCAVYRDGEIDLVAVADTPDFPAVEEWAAFRETGHAHALGQCLLSQLDERAREDHLDRHPVQPLTRYSVRDRPAFLDRMRSMNRTEPVIERQEYALGTVCAAIPITVGTAVAAMAISLPLDQEERLLPAVEQLRCEVTSLLRSFVFSISI
- the thiC gene encoding phosphomethylpyrimidine synthase ThiC yields the protein MTTADARTPASKQNAQNTQNAQNAANSEAGKSIGWHKGYVQGSRPDLRVPVRQVHLTNGKDVTLYDTSGPYTDPTTETDVRRGLTPLRENWIISRGDTEEYAGRPARPEDDGLKHTSPRGGLRNLDAVFPGRPRQPRRSRDGQPVTQLAYARRGEITPEMEYVAIRENVAPEVVREEIAAGRAVLPANVNHPEIEPMIIGKRFLVKVNANIGNSAVTSSIEEEVDKMTWATKWGADTVMDLSTGRNIHTTREWVLRNSPVPIGTVPLYQALEKVDGRAEELTWEMYKDTVIEQAEQGVDYMTVHAGVRLPYVPLTARRKTGIVSRGGSIMAAWCLAHHKESFLYEHFEELCEILAAYDVTYSLGDGLRPGSIADANDEAQFAELRTLGELNTVAKRFGVQTMIEGPGHVPMHKIKENIDLQQEICEEAPFYTLGPLTTDVAPAYDHITSGIGAAMIAWWGTAMLCYVTPKEHLGLPNRDDVKTGVITYKIAAHAADLAKGHPGAQEWDDALSDARFEFRWEDQFNLALDPDTAREFHDETLPAEPAKTAHFCSMCGPKFCSMKISRSITEQFAPDHLLPSASEEEIEAGMLEKSKEFAASGNRVYLPLAD
- the hisC gene encoding histidinol-phosphate transaminase, which translates into the protein MSETSPKLRAELDGVPAYVPGKPAAADGPVAFKLSSNENPYPPLPGVMESALGAAANFNRYPDMACTGLMNELADRFGVPVSHLATGTGSVGVAQQLLQATSGPGDEVIYAWRSFEAYPIITQVSGATSVKVPLTDGEVHDLDAMAGAITDRTRMIFVCNPNNPTGTVVRRAELERFLDRVPGDVLVVLDEAYKEFIRDADVPDGIEIYRDRPNVAVLRTFSKAYGLAGLRVGFAVAHEPVAAALRKTAVPFGVSQVAQDAAVASLRAEDELLGRVGSLVGERTRVYEGLVKQGWTVPESQANFVWLRLGDRTLEFAAVCERAGVMVRPFAGEGVRVTIGETEANDVFLKVAESFHKEQ
- a CDS encoding LacI family DNA-binding transcriptional regulator; this translates as MTAAGKHQVSRTETPRRSGRQGRAGIRDVAAAAGVSITTVSDALNGKGRLPDATRRHVREVAERLGYRPSAAARTLRTGRSGLIGLTVTTYGDEPFTFTEFAYFAEMARAATSAALARGYALVILPATSRHDVWSNVALDGTVVIDPSDQDPVVTELVRQGLPVVSDGRPAGTLPVTAWVDNDHRAAVLDLLDHLAAAGARRIGLLTGTTTDTYTSLSTTAYLHWCERVGQDPVYESYPAHDPCAGAVAADRLLARPDRPDAVYGLFDPNGTDLLAAARRYGLRVPEDLLVVCCSESTVYAATDPPITTLSLKPRRIGTAVVQLLIDAIEGVEHDGPLEQVIPTELIVRTSSQRRPPRTTVSPPRSPAGD
- a CDS encoding YibE/F family protein, which translates into the protein MTSSPSAPEPHGPESGSTQSHAPGHTHSHGPAAPVSKHLRKVIAAVLIPFAAAVLVGLVAFWPGGAPSHERTGVGFDRQTQQGKVVEIARVDCADVNAAQVPPTGDTSTPSGREAVNEQSGLCKKATIEVTSGKDKGRTFVEIIQPDSTRQLKDRQGVVVAYAPDAPRDLQYSVTDVDRTFPMALLAGIFALAVIVVGRLRGLMALIALAVSFAVLTLFILPAILQGSNPLVVAVIGASAIMLIALYMCHGLTARTSVAVIGTLVSLLLIGLLGSLFIGWASLSGNTDDNTGLIHGLFPDIDMSGLLLAGVIIGSLGVLDDVTVTQTSAVWELHQADPTMGVRRLYRAGIRIGRDHIASVVNTLVLAYAGAALPLLLLFSIAQSSVGTVATSELVAMEIVRTLVGSIGLVASVPVTTVLAALVVSADRTGLGAEAGAPAPVRTGRGRRRKA
- a CDS encoding metallophosphoesterase, yielding MTQGAGQEPVVRTATLRDFRVPPYAQAPMPSPLPHPGNAVIGDEPEGYTPTARDLPVINRGDTVQVQAVPQPRPASGTGRGPLYVVGDVHGYLDELLAALGRQGLIDSEGRWSAGNARLWFLGDFTDRGPDGIGVIDLVMRLSAEAAAAGGYCKALMGNHELLLLGAKRFGDTPVNSGAGTATFQAAWLLNGGQKTDMERLQDVHLQWMARLDAVVEEDGHLLMHSDTTAYLDYGSTIEDVNDTVHAILTRNDADECWDLFRKLTKRFAFRDEGGSQAVRELMSTYGGQRVVHGHSPIPYLLGEVGSEDGEDSARPVVDGPHVYADGLAIAMDGGVTMAGKLLVVQLPLND
- a CDS encoding DUF805 domain-containing protein; translation: MSWYLNVLKNYAGFSGRARRKEYWMFALFNVIIAGVLLGIGAAIDTQIPYIIYILAVIIPSLAVVVRRLHDTGRSGWWFLISFVPLVGGIILLVFMCSEGAHEANEYGANPKLAPQGV
- a CDS encoding DUF5326 family protein, with the protein product MREIFAGMPWWVKWVAVPLIAIVVFGGLIASVVGFVIGLLFKALVFVVLVGGLIFVVRKFMASSSSRSDW